One stretch of Candidatus Eisenbacteria bacterium DNA includes these proteins:
- a CDS encoding BamA/TamA family outer membrane protein codes for MRARVASRVRRAWRFLLPALVFAAIGPGGARGAPGSGGSAEPRYAVQLEGVGDSLAAALAGGSGATDRLWSRGDLERFASLLRDALVSMRRYDATVRLALVEGAGTAPGVARVSVSGSAAEAGTSSALGAVKSAGATVAVPHVRTVDPRAREAAEAAFARGTKGSAAPEAIVRGVTAVRDASVAEGRYASSVSVDSIVPRGAEVHVHLVLEPGPPVRFDALQIPGASATRPKSAASIAGLKAGATVTPELLAGARERLQASGLFTVVGEPRVVQAAEPGRATVVIPVEESNASHFAGAVGVAQGEGLTGTIDLGLGNIGGTGRAAGVRWAGLGDGRSLYALQYREPALLGQPIDASFALDADVADSLFSQTRWSLAFGGRLAPRARAGAAVTRSETIYSGIYRGSSATWAWKGSLGWEGLAPASNPRSGFSSSLEVETGSRAERYPGVPEAKRTLLSGRATVAGAASLGGSRVLYAGARAERVSLGSGEFPAEELRYLGGSDGLRGHRDRAFGGNRIVAATLEHRWITDVRGGRAFLFVDAGGHALDAPLSAGVPMPGASASLARTELSDGWDFGYGAGLQARMASGLMGLTLGLRPGAALREGTLHLRYASSW; via the coding sequence ATGCGCGCGCGTGTCGCGAGCCGCGTTCGGAGGGCGTGGCGCTTCCTCCTCCCGGCGCTGGTGTTCGCCGCGATCGGTCCGGGCGGCGCGCGGGGCGCCCCCGGTTCGGGCGGCTCGGCCGAGCCGCGCTACGCGGTTCAGCTCGAGGGAGTCGGGGACTCCCTCGCGGCGGCCCTGGCGGGCGGGTCGGGCGCGACGGATCGGCTCTGGAGCCGGGGCGACCTCGAGCGGTTCGCGTCCCTCCTGCGCGACGCCCTGGTCTCGATGCGCCGCTACGACGCGACCGTGAGGCTCGCGCTCGTGGAAGGAGCGGGAACCGCGCCCGGCGTCGCGCGGGTCAGCGTGTCGGGGAGCGCGGCGGAAGCGGGAACCTCCTCGGCGCTGGGAGCGGTGAAGAGCGCGGGCGCGACCGTGGCCGTGCCGCACGTGCGCACCGTGGATCCTCGCGCGCGCGAGGCCGCCGAGGCGGCGTTCGCGCGCGGCACCAAGGGGTCCGCCGCTCCCGAGGCGATCGTCCGGGGCGTCACCGCGGTGCGCGACGCCTCGGTCGCGGAAGGCCGGTACGCGTCCTCGGTCTCGGTGGATTCCATCGTGCCTCGGGGAGCGGAAGTCCATGTGCATCTCGTGCTCGAGCCGGGTCCTCCGGTCCGGTTCGACGCGCTCCAGATCCCCGGCGCGTCGGCGACGCGTCCGAAATCCGCGGCCTCGATCGCCGGGCTGAAGGCGGGCGCCACCGTGACGCCGGAGCTCCTCGCGGGCGCGCGCGAGCGACTCCAGGCGAGCGGGCTCTTCACCGTGGTCGGGGAGCCGCGCGTGGTCCAGGCGGCGGAGCCGGGGCGCGCCACGGTGGTGATTCCCGTCGAGGAGTCGAACGCGAGCCACTTCGCGGGCGCCGTCGGCGTGGCCCAGGGCGAGGGGCTCACCGGCACGATCGACCTCGGACTCGGGAACATCGGCGGCACCGGCCGCGCCGCCGGCGTCCGGTGGGCGGGACTCGGCGACGGGCGCTCCCTCTACGCGCTCCAGTATCGCGAGCCCGCGCTGCTCGGCCAACCGATCGACGCATCGTTCGCCCTCGACGCGGACGTGGCGGACTCCCTCTTCTCGCAGACACGGTGGTCGCTCGCGTTCGGCGGTCGGCTCGCGCCTCGCGCGCGAGCCGGAGCCGCGGTCACGCGGAGCGAGACGATCTACAGCGGGATCTACCGCGGCTCGAGCGCGACGTGGGCGTGGAAGGGGAGTCTCGGCTGGGAGGGGCTCGCGCCCGCGTCGAATCCGCGCTCGGGGTTCTCCTCGTCGCTCGAGGTCGAGACCGGGAGCCGCGCCGAGCGGTATCCCGGCGTTCCGGAAGCGAAGCGCACGCTCCTCTCGGGCCGCGCCACGGTCGCGGGCGCGGCGTCCCTGGGAGGCTCGCGGGTTCTCTACGCGGGAGCGCGCGCGGAGCGCGTCTCGCTCGGCTCGGGAGAGTTCCCGGCGGAAGAGCTTCGCTATCTCGGCGGATCGGACGGGCTCCGCGGGCACCGGGACCGCGCGTTCGGCGGAAACCGGATCGTCGCCGCCACGCTCGAGCACCGGTGGATCACCGACGTGCGCGGAGGCAGGGCGTTCCTCTTCGTCGACGCCGGCGGGCACGCGCTCGACGCGCCCCTGTCCGCGGGCGTGCCGATGCCCGGCGCGTCCGCGTCGCTCGCGCGAACGGAGTTGAGCGACGGATGGGACTTCGGCTACGGTGCGGGGCTCCAGGCGCGCATGGCGTCGGGACTCATGGGCCTCACGCTGGGGCTCCGTCCCGGCGCGGCGCTTCGCGAAGGCACTCTCCACCTGAGGTACGCGAGCAGCTGGTGA